CGCGCGCCGTCATCGCCGCCTGCGGCTGCTACGCGCAGAGGGTGAGCGAGGCGGAACGGGAACTGCTCGATATAGACATCGTGCTCGGGAACCGTCTCAAACACCGGCTGCCTCAGCTCATCGAAGAACGGCTCAACGGCTCCGCGCCGCTCATAGTGGTGGACCAGAGCATCGAAAGGGAAAACATCTGGGACGCGCTGACGCTTGACCGACCGCGTCTCCATACGCGCGCCTTCCTCAAAGTCCAGGACGGCTGCAATCACTACTGCTCGTACTGCATCGTACCATCAGTGCGCGGCAGGCCGGTCTCGCGCCCTTTGGCGGAGGCGGTGGACGAGGCGCGCCGGATAACGGACGCCGGTTGTCCGGAGATCGTCCTTACAGGCGTACACCTGGGGCTTTATGAGGAGCTTCCGCGGCTCGTGCGCCTTATCGGCGCGCTGCCGAAGATAAGGCGGCTCCGTTTCGGCTCCATCGAGCCCTTCGCGGTGAACGGCGAGCTGCTCGCGGCGCTCGCCGACTGTCCCGCCTTCTGCGAGCACCTGCACATGCCGCTGCAGTCTGGCGACGACGGCGTGCTCGCGGCAATGCGGCGCGGCTACGGCGCGGCGGATTTCGCAAAGACGGCGCAGCGCGCGCGCGACGTCCTCGGCGACGGCCTGCATATCAGCACGGATCTGATGGTGGGCTTCCCCTCCGAAGACGGGGAGGCATTCCGGCGCAGCCTTGATTTTGTCAGAGAGCAGGGATTCGGCAAGGTCCACGTGTTCCCCTATTCGCCGCGCGAGGGCACTCCGGCCGCCGCGATGAAACGGGTCGGGGAGGCGGAGATGCGTCCGCGCGTCAACGAGGCGCTCTCTCTCGCCGCGGAGCTGCACCAAAAATTTTGCTCGAACTGGATCGGCAGGGAGTGCGGGGTCTTGACCGAGGAGAGCGACGGCACGGCGGTCAAAGGGCTCACTCGCAACTATATAAGGATCACAGCCGCCTCCGCCGCGGGAATAAACGAAGAAATCACGGCAATTCCTGCTAAGTACGCGGAGGAGGGACTCATAACCGAGGGGATTTTCCAAAATATACAATTCAGTTCTGATGTTTCAGTAATTTAGGTGAATTGTGCTATTCCCCGTCATTGACAAAATGTTGCCATATCCCCCATAATACATAGATGTAATAAATCTGAGAATGACATCAAGCGGATTTTATCTACGTAAATGGTGTTTTCGCTTAGGTGTTGATCCCCGACTGAGAAAGGGGGGAATGTTGATGACCACCGTAACTAGACGCGACAATGAGTCGATCGAAGATGCCCTCAAGCGTTTTAAAAGAGAGCTTCGGAAGGTGGGCGTGCTTCGTGAAGCTAAGAAGCATGAACATTACGAAAAACCCAGCGAAATCAAGAAGCGTAAGAAGGCTGAGATGGCACGAAACAAAGGCAGGAGGGCGGATTATTAATAATGTCTGACCTTGCAGGCAAAATCCAGAGCGATCTGGTTGTAGCTATGAAAAATAAAGATGAGCTGAAGCTTTCGGTGCTGCGTATGCTCAAATCCGCCATGCAGCTCGCACAGGTGGAAAAGGGCAAAGAAAACGCGCTCACTGACGACGACGTGCTCGTACTCGTCCGCAGGCTTATCAAGCAGCGTGTCGAGGCCGCTGAGATGTATAAGAGCGGCGGCGCGGCAGACCGTGCCGAACGGGAACTCGCCGAGGCCCAGGTGCTTGAGATCTATCAGCCCGCTCAGCTTTCGGCTGAGGACATCCTCAAGATCGTGGCGAAGGTGGCGGAAGAGACCGGCGCCGCGGGACCGAAAGACATGGGTAAGATGATGGGCAAGACCATGGCCGCAGTAAAGGGGCAGGCGGACGGCAACAGAGTCAAGAGCGCCGTTCAGCACTACCTGAACCAGCTCGTCCAGTAGTTCATAAGCAAACAATTTAAAAGTGCCGGAGCAGTTTTCCGGCGCTTTTTTCGTAGGCAAAGGAGACTTGAAGAATGCAGACCTATAAAATCCCGCTGGTGCCGGGGCCGTCCTCGGTCCCTCTCAAATACCGCGAAGCATATCTCACGGATTACGGCAGTACGGACCTGGAGGACGA
The window above is part of the Cloacibacillus evryensis DSM 19522 genome. Proteins encoded here:
- a CDS encoding MiaB/RimO family radical SAM methylthiotransferase, whose protein sequence is MQRLSGKKFAIHIQGCRTNQYEGEAIAAALEAEGAVRGEGSPDIVVIVTCTITAVADRKCRKLIRRARRENPRAVIAACGCYAQRVSEAERELLDIDIVLGNRLKHRLPQLIEERLNGSAPLIVVDQSIERENIWDALTLDRPRLHTRAFLKVQDGCNHYCSYCIVPSVRGRPVSRPLAEAVDEARRITDAGCPEIVLTGVHLGLYEELPRLVRLIGALPKIRRLRFGSIEPFAVNGELLAALADCPAFCEHLHMPLQSGDDGVLAAMRRGYGAADFAKTAQRARDVLGDGLHISTDLMVGFPSEDGEAFRRSLDFVREQGFGKVHVFPYSPREGTPAAAMKRVGEAEMRPRVNEALSLAAELHQKFCSNWIGRECGVLTEESDGTAVKGLTRNYIRITAASAAGINEEITAIPAKYAEEGLITEGIFQNIQFSSDVSVI
- the rpsU gene encoding 30S ribosomal protein S21; this translates as MTTVTRRDNESIEDALKRFKRELRKVGVLREAKKHEHYEKPSEIKKRKKAEMARNKGRRADY
- a CDS encoding GatB/YqeY domain-containing protein; this translates as MSDLAGKIQSDLVVAMKNKDELKLSVLRMLKSAMQLAQVEKGKENALTDDDVLVLVRRLIKQRVEAAEMYKSGGAADRAERELAEAQVLEIYQPAQLSAEDILKIVAKVAEETGAAGPKDMGKMMGKTMAAVKGQADGNRVKSAVQHYLNQLVQ